One Mustela nigripes isolate SB6536 chromosome 5, MUSNIG.SB6536, whole genome shotgun sequence DNA segment encodes these proteins:
- the LOC132017968 gene encoding glutathione S-transferase A4 isoform X3 — MVEIDGMKLVQTRSILHYIADKHHLFGKDLKERTLIDMYVEGTLDLLELIIMHPFLKPDDQQKEVVNMAQKAIIRYFPVFEKVLRDHGQRFLVGNELSLADVILLQTILALEEKIPNILSAFPHLQEFTVKISNIPTIKKFLEPGSKKKPPPDDIYVRTVYNIFMP; from the exons ATGGTTGAAATTGACGGGATGAAGTTGGTGCAGACCCGAAGCATCCTTCACTACATAGCAGATAAACACCACCTCTTCGGCAAGGATCTCAAGGAGAGAACCCT gattgaCATGTACGTGGAGGGAACACTAGATCTGCTGGAACTGATTATCATGCATCCTTTTCTAAAACCAGATGACCAACAAAAGGAAGTGGTTAACATGGCCCAGAAAGCTATAATTAGATACTTTCCTGTGTTTGAAAAG GTTTTAAGAGATCATGGGCAAAGGTTTCTCGTTGGTAACGAGCTGAGCCTTGCAGATGTGATTCTACTACAAACCATTTTGGCTCTAGAAGAGAAAATCCCCAATATCCTGTCTGCATTTCCTCATCTCCAG GAGTTCACAGTGAAAATAAGTAATATCCCTACAATTAAGAAATTTCTGGAACCTGGCAGCAAGAAGAAGCCTCCTCCTGATGACATCTACGTGAGAACCGTCTACAACATCTTTATGCCATAA
- the LOC132017968 gene encoding glutathione S-transferase A4 isoform X1 — MAAKPKLHYPNGRGRMESVRWVLAAAGVEFDEEFLETKEQLQKLQDGNHLLFQQVPMVEIDGMKLVQTRSILHYIADKHHLFGKDLKERTLIDMYVEGTLDLLELIIMHPFLKPDDQQKEVVNMAQKAIIRYFPVFEKVLRDHGQRFLVGNELSLADVILLQTILALEEKIPNILSAFPHLQEFTVKISNIPTIKKFLEPGSKKKPPPDDIYVRTVYNIFMP; from the exons ATGGCAGCGAAGCCCAAACTCCACTACCCTAATGGAAGAGGCCGGATGGAATCCGTAAGATGGGTTTTAGCTGCCGCCGGAGTCGAG tttgatgaagaattcttagaaacaaaagaacagtTGCAGAAGTTGCAGGATG GTAACCACCTGCTGTTCCAACAAGTGCCAATGGTTGAAATTGACGGGATGAAGTTGGTGCAGACCCGAAGCATCCTTCACTACATAGCAGATAAACACCACCTCTTCGGCAAGGATCTCAAGGAGAGAACCCT gattgaCATGTACGTGGAGGGAACACTAGATCTGCTGGAACTGATTATCATGCATCCTTTTCTAAAACCAGATGACCAACAAAAGGAAGTGGTTAACATGGCCCAGAAAGCTATAATTAGATACTTTCCTGTGTTTGAAAAG GTTTTAAGAGATCATGGGCAAAGGTTTCTCGTTGGTAACGAGCTGAGCCTTGCAGATGTGATTCTACTACAAACCATTTTGGCTCTAGAAGAGAAAATCCCCAATATCCTGTCTGCATTTCCTCATCTCCAG GAGTTCACAGTGAAAATAAGTAATATCCCTACAATTAAGAAATTTCTGGAACCTGGCAGCAAGAAGAAGCCTCCTCCTGATGACATCTACGTGAGAACCGTCTACAACATCTTTATGCCATAA
- the LOC132017968 gene encoding glutathione S-transferase A4 isoform X2, whose protein sequence is MGFSCRRSRGNHLLFQQVPMVEIDGMKLVQTRSILHYIADKHHLFGKDLKERTLIDMYVEGTLDLLELIIMHPFLKPDDQQKEVVNMAQKAIIRYFPVFEKVLRDHGQRFLVGNELSLADVILLQTILALEEKIPNILSAFPHLQEFTVKISNIPTIKKFLEPGSKKKPPPDDIYVRTVYNIFMP, encoded by the exons ATGGGTTTTAGCTGCCGCCGGAGTCGAG GTAACCACCTGCTGTTCCAACAAGTGCCAATGGTTGAAATTGACGGGATGAAGTTGGTGCAGACCCGAAGCATCCTTCACTACATAGCAGATAAACACCACCTCTTCGGCAAGGATCTCAAGGAGAGAACCCT gattgaCATGTACGTGGAGGGAACACTAGATCTGCTGGAACTGATTATCATGCATCCTTTTCTAAAACCAGATGACCAACAAAAGGAAGTGGTTAACATGGCCCAGAAAGCTATAATTAGATACTTTCCTGTGTTTGAAAAG GTTTTAAGAGATCATGGGCAAAGGTTTCTCGTTGGTAACGAGCTGAGCCTTGCAGATGTGATTCTACTACAAACCATTTTGGCTCTAGAAGAGAAAATCCCCAATATCCTGTCTGCATTTCCTCATCTCCAG GAGTTCACAGTGAAAATAAGTAATATCCCTACAATTAAGAAATTTCTGGAACCTGGCAGCAAGAAGAAGCCTCCTCCTGATGACATCTACGTGAGAACCGTCTACAACATCTTTATGCCATAA